The Jiangella alba genome includes the window GCACCCCGTGAGTCTGTCACGAGGTGCGCCCCGGCGTCTCGGTCCGGAGCCCGGTGAGCGATCGAAACCGGAAACGAGACGCGGTCGCGATAAGCTCGACGTATCGACCCGAGACCCCGGCGGGTCGATCGGCGAACGACGGCACTACCAGCCGCAGCGCCATGGAAATCTGAGTGATGCGAGGAGAGCCGTCGGGTGAGCGACCTCATCGATACGACAGAGATGTACCTCAAGACGATCTTCGAGCTCGAAGAGGAAGGCATCGTCCCGCTCCGCGCGCGCATCGCCGAGCGGCTGCACCAGTCCGGTCCCACCGTCAGCCAGACCGTCGCCCGCATGGAACGCGACGGCCTGCTGCACGTCGACGAAGACCGTCACCTCGAGCTGTCCGAGAAGGGCCGGCTGCTGGCCATGCGCGTCATGCGCAAGCACCGCCTGGTCGAGCGGCTGCTGGTCGACGTCATCGGGCTCGACTGGGAGCTGGTGCACAACGAGGCCTGCCGCTGGGAGCACGTGGTCTCCGAGGCGGTCGAACGCCGCCTCGTCGACCTCCTGCACGAGCCGGCCGCCGACCCCTACGGCAACCCGATCCCGGGTCTGGCCGAGCTCGGCAGCTCCACCGAGGTCGAAGAGTTCCGTTCCGGCGTCCGGCAGCTGCGCCAGGCCGGCACCACCGACGGCGCCGAGGTCGTCGTCCGGCACATCGGCGAGCCGTTGCAGGTCGACGAGAAGCTGCTGGCCAGCCTGCGCGAGGCCGAGATCGTCCCGGGCCGCACCGTGCGCGCCACCACCACCGACAACGGCGTGCAGGTGCGCAGCACCGAGACCGTCGAACTGTCCGCGGCCGACGCCTCGCACATCTTCGTGAGCGTCCCGTGAGCGCCGCCGAGGTCACCGTCGACGAGCTGATGGCGGTGTGGAAGGACGGCGGCGCCGCCATCGTCGACGTCCGCGAGCCGGGCGAGTACGTCGAGGCGCACATCCCGGGCGTGCAGCTGATCCCCATGGGGTCGGTCATCGAGCAGATCGACGACATCCCGCGCGACCGCACCGTCTACCTCGTGTGCGCGGTCGGCGGGCGCAGCGGCCAGGTGGCCGACTACCTCGACGCGCAGGGCTACGACGTCCGCAACGTCGCCGGCGGCACCCAGGCATGGGTTCGCGCCGGGCACCCGGTCGAGACCGGC containing:
- a CDS encoding metal-dependent transcriptional regulator, yielding MSDLIDTTEMYLKTIFELEEEGIVPLRARIAERLHQSGPTVSQTVARMERDGLLHVDEDRHLELSEKGRLLAMRVMRKHRLVERLLVDVIGLDWELVHNEACRWEHVVSEAVERRLVDLLHEPAADPYGNPIPGLAELGSSTEVEEFRSGVRQLRQAGTTDGAEVVVRHIGEPLQVDEKLLASLREAEIVPGRTVRATTTDNGVQVRSTETVELSAADASHIFVSVP
- a CDS encoding rhodanese-like domain-containing protein, which codes for MSAAEVTVDELMAVWKDGGAAIVDVREPGEYVEAHIPGVQLIPMGSVIEQIDDIPRDRTVYLVCAVGGRSGQVADYLDAQGYDVRNVAGGTQAWVRAGHPVETGLPE